CTagaaaaagttattataaacaacattaataaattactgaaaatgcataaaatatattaaaataaatgtttgttattaCTTCTGTATCTAATATATCTTCACAGTAGGTAgtatttaaatcattatcaaACGGCGATTTATCTGACGTGAAATGAAAATATTCGCTTGTACTAATAGAGCTACTGTCCATAGATGAATTTCTACTATGAGTTAGACGAGAAGAATCAGTTTtttgaatatgatttttaattgttcTATATTCCTTATGGTAaaagtatttgtatataaattctatcgaataatcattcaaatattttaatattttcttacctgcagttgaaataaattaaattcacgtTTCACTGGACAAGGAGTCCAACTttcgttttcaaaaaatattgtaagctCATCCAGACAATTTTTATGATAGGTATGAAAATAACTGATACAAGACTTTTTAGTATCATTTTGTAATTGTTCCGATTTACTATTACAAAATTCTTCACCAATTTTAATAtgcctaaaatataataatatattaaaaataataaattgctgtCAATCATTGTTTCATCATAAATaacatggtatatattatattgcaatttCTTAAACACATACCTAAAGAAATAgggtataaaacataaaaagcgGTTTACAAAATGCAGCGAGAAATTGTTGTTtagaatacattattaattaagaaaaaattttgattttcatcATATATGCACATGCACTTAGGCTAAGTTATAGACATAGGCAGGTATTGTTCAATTGTTTAACCGCacttctataaaaataattaattaaattcattgCTTATAGATCGGAAAAATAGTTAGCAGGACTCTTAAAATGGCGATTGTAGACAGAAATGCTCTTAATAACTATcaattggtaaaatatttatcaggTTTCCTTTCAAATCTTTTCAAAAGAGAAAGAGGCCAAGACCCAAAACTTTAAGAGGTACACAAGAATTCAGTGTGCTAATCAGAGCCAGTAGGCTGTATTCATATGATGTGGTTAAACAATAGCACAATATGTTCATAAttggttgaaatttaaaaactaaaaaaatcagaGATATCTTCATggtttaaatggttataaattcTTAATAAGTCTGACAATAATGCAGTTCAATCCGATTGCAGTTttgaaattaatgtataaacctttgttaatttaaataatttaagaaaaaaagtatCTGGTAAACTGCATTGTTCTAAAAATGGATAATTTCAAATACTTGTTTAGTATGGACAGCACTTGAAGAAAGTcgtcaaatttgaattttgtcaTATTTGAATTGAatactaaattagatattttggtAATGATGTCACCCCATAACCTTGTTGGacctatttcaaattttttactaatatattcTTGATTTACATATTCTTCAATATCATCTGAAACATAcggataaatataataaaaaatctaatgtaacattattaaaattttatcaaaatctttatataatgtttaaaaatttgtgaacacaatactaataatatatttataccttcACTATCTGTACTAATATCTTTAAATTCTCTATGCCAATCTGCCGCTTTCTTATAGCTTTGTAATATgttccaaaatattttactcaatGCGATAAGACATGGAATTAATTGTTCATCAGGAACAcactattttgaaaataatgtaacattGTTTAATAACTTACAAGccattaaataaatgaaatataataaaatataacctgGCACAAAAGGGCAAAtgagtttttattgttttccacCTTATctgtattaacaaataaattgatTGTATCAAACGAAGTACTGTGGACTGCTGATGTATAATGCATATGCAATTGGTCAATAGCAATTCTTGTTTTACCCAAGCGTCTATAAGCTTCTTGAACAGCTGAGTACTTCTCATTATCAAAATTGAAACACATCTATatgaacatatttatataataaatatattgctatttcaatatttttaaatatagtctaAACAATTGTTTGATTTTACTTACGTTTGACAAAACAATGTCTAATTGCTCTTCTGTCATAATTAATGCATCTTGGAGTTTAACAGATAATGCAGCAATGcaagtaaattgtttaaaaggGGAAGCACCTTGAGTACATTCTAAAAGTAATGCTATTCCTTTCGCATAGTTAGCTTGAGACACTAATTCTTCAagttttttttcagtttgtagctaaaaatataaattttttttttaagaaattataaaaacactgtTGTATTTTATCTTACCAGCATTTTGATACtatttaaagaatttaataaatcgaggattaaagatttttttctgCAATTGCCCAAAAGACCCAAACCAGCTGTAGTGATTTGTCTTTTAGCTAGTTTTAAGCAATTCTTAGCATATTCACAATTTTCTAaactagattttaatttattttgcaacATTCCaattctgtaaaaaaataaataaaaatatgatacctaataataataatataaataattaatttacaataattataaaaaatagttactTGTCTAATTCATCATCACATGCAGCTTGATTTTCAAGTATCAACTGTAGCAACTGTTTCTCAACAATTTCATGTTGTGCCCTTAGGTTTTTTACATCATTGGCAATCAATTTTTTATCAAGAACTCTTGGCAATTTCTAGAATtagtaatatgtttatttaaataatattcaaaatggtTCGTTCATCGAGAAAAGAAATAgcacaatgataataaataattaaatatcaatatgaagagcaaatattaacattttattttctcgATGAtcagattatatattataataaataatatttgataataatttaagaccTACTtctagctcaaatttagcaaaATCAAAATCAGAACTGTTAAAATATACTTGATCTATATTTGATATTAGTTCAGCATCACGTTTTTCaacaaatttttcattattcacAGCTTTTAATAAAAGTGAGTCACTTTTTTTGCTAGAAATATCCTGAAAGTCTTGTGATCCTATGAGCGGTACTTTCACAGcagtctataaaaatataaattaaacatcagtagtttattataatatacaaatattaaaataaaataaaaataaaaacattgtctgataaaatttttgtttgtgagtaaataagattaaaattaatataatataatgttcttaattttacttaatttgatattaaaaaaaaataaaatctttagtTATCTTGTTGTAgttcaaactattttaatataaaataatattcatagggaCTCGAAACTTATTGATCatacaaattttattgtttactaaaaacaatagaaacattttttaaaatatttagaagaaTTTCAGCTACTTTTACCAtgacattaaataaattataaaatatctttatacaTAGGGCTTGGCGGCTGACTTACAGTCTCTGACTTATTGAAAGCCATTTGCAAATATACGATTTTGGTAGTAGAGTATgggaaaaatgtatacatagatTAATaaggaaaaatcaaaaaaaataaaggccccctaaattgtttcttttttaacaTACTATTTTCCAATAAGTCATAAGGCAagtcaaaattttcagaaaatttcgATGATttctttttgtaatttgttttgaacagcataaaattgtttagaaatagaTCTCTCCTACGAAACCACCCCTGACCAGAAGGTGTATACAGAGTGAAttccaataatatacaataatatactatatttagtaACTACCATAGACATATAGAACAACTAGATAGCTgactataatttgttattgaagCAGCTTCCCCATCCCGTCCGCTCTATGCCTAAACACCTTTATATGATAACAAtgatcaatatatatttatattttaaatatgataaaatataaacattgccGTTTAGACAAATGGCGACACAACCTCAAGACATTGCATGACAGTTTTATAGTAgtcggctatctagttgttCTATATATctatggtaattactaattactatagctaaaattatgtataattgaaaatgtaaaacaaatagaAATTTCCATATAACatgcatatattatagaaaataattaagtttaaaaacacACCTTGGTATCTAAGAGATTCTTAAGTTTTTGTTTCAATTCAGACATACTGCTCAGGTTTTAGTAGACAAAATTGagattcttctttttttttttaaattgcattgacatttttttatcgtaGATACATACTGTAAGACAAATTTTGATTactgtattatacacataatacacttacataatatcatacattgctttatagtttatacacccAACGGGTaaacatttatgaatttatatcacaattaaaaaaaatacttaaaaagtaaaaattaaaattataatacgtagATATTTCTTCGTGTTTATATTAGGAATTTtactgataataaataataatgactgATTGTTGATAATGCACGTTTTCATGGAATAACATCATACAGAATATTGCAtgttattagataataattgtAGTCATGAGTCgcctatagtagtatagttCATGCTTATTATAGGcttatattatgatcatattaatatgatttaggatattattatgatctaagttataagttataagctgGAATATGGTCTATGCAAGGTGTATTCAGTATTGATACAATGATACACGTCCAGCTTGGGTCTATCGTCTATGCAAAGTCGTCCACGGTAACGTAGACAACAGTTGTTGTTACCATGGCAGTGGTTCCGATGGTATTTTTAATCTTATCTCTGGAAGTCTGACACTCTGAACTTGTTTAGACTTGAAATAACTTGTCATTACATGCTTCACAATCGCCCAGaatgttaaacttttaaacTTGTAACATTTATTCAGACTTTATACCGGTATATATTATTCCAAGTGTCGCATGAtctcatgtaatattataatggatactattaaatttgaaaatgagGAAATAATTGAGGTGAGTTATTATTCACGTTTATCTACtagtattttagtaggtatcttagtttaacgaaaaaaaaataaatgcataactataacttataagtagagcgcggatttgtatgcacttaaaagtattgaaatatgccatataatatgcagtaaaaatcatgaaaatatgcaaaaaatatgcagtaaaaatcatgaaaatatgcaaaaaatatggagtcaaaatcataaaaatatgtaaaaaatatgcaaacattttttatttatttaaaatttacaatacaacttataataattaattacttaaataggtacttcataaaaaaaaatttacggaattttctgaaaaacttaatttatttttaaaattttatttattatttatttattaaattcgtGAATTTTGTTAGAAAACGAACTCCTTATTTTTagcatatttacaatttacggaCAACGATAATCGACGAAACTCAATTGTATACTGGTATGTCGATAACTGACTGATACAGCAAGAGCAATTTAGATTATAGGTAGACACACATTTATTTTCGGCATATTAACGATTTACGGACAACGAAAAACGATGTAACCGAGTGCCAAGTGGTATGTCAATAACCGACTGACACAGCAAGAGCGATTAAGTTTACGTCGTAAtcgattatttatcttataaaggtttaaataaatatatatatacattattatttagtgactatgaaatttagttttaatttttctacttgacaaaatattattttatacatttttttaaattttcgcttcaatatgcaataaattttgaattttgccaaaatatgcaaaaatatgcaataacctttaaatatgcaggaatatgcaaaaaaaattttttccattagcttcaaattatgatgatttGTGGAGATAACTGACaacaatccaaaaatattaaaaggaaaaaaatatgcaattgcatagaAATCCGCGCTCTACTTATAAGgctaatatattaagtaataagcattaacttaactatttaCGTACTGAAAATGATAAATGTTAGGTGGTCAATAGTGAAGCCGAAACTGAATCACCATCTTGCAGTGAGGAATCAGAATCTTATTACCAACATTTAAGACAAACTGGTTTACAAATTTGTACTGAAGATTATCCTGGgcaatttaattttgacttttttttagattctacaGAAATTTCTAAAAGGCATTGGATGGTAAGTATTGTTTTTAACTGTAAATAGTTTGTTAGTTAACTATTTGTTGCctttagtaaatttaatttaatactaaaaaaacttcttaaaagttattgttgaaaaatattatttagcaatTCTATTTTTTAAAGGTACATATTTCATTATCACAGCTGAATATTTTAACAtagaacactcattatttcaaaataataaaatttaaaaaaaaattagaattagaatttattatttttttgtatgacaacatacatttttaaatccttatatctcagaagaatattatttggattatttagatttacataaaaatcaaataagtcGAAGTAGTTAATTAGTTTCAAGTATTTAAAGCTTAAATGAGTAGTGGGCCAACATTTTCCAAGGTACCGTGACCACTTCACTCCACTAATCTAAActctaaatacttaaaaaatttaactcataAACTGCTCattcaatatacaattttaatacatcaAAGTATTCTGAAAATCATTCTGCTTTGAAACaaggatttaaaaatgtatgttgtcattaaaaaaagtaataaaatttaaaattataataataaaaatttaagcttttttcaaaaatattgtattataatttgtaacttcTTAAAATCatgcaaattaatatttttaataacataaataggtttttaaataataagtgttctttgataaaaaaataacttggtatattataaaatattgtataatttgtaattttctaaaaaaaaacacattattatttatttagatcaaattataaatagaaataacatttttgatttactcTCATAACTTATAATGGTTAGgttatgtgtatttatttgaataaataaataagattatcATTAAATCCATTTCTAATATTTcttgtaaaactaaaatattgtagTAATTTAATTGGTGCTAAttctgtattattaattttatcaaaatgttttatg
The Metopolophium dirhodum isolate CAU chromosome 7, ASM1992520v1, whole genome shotgun sequence DNA segment above includes these coding regions:
- the LOC132949792 gene encoding syndetin isoform X2 yields the protein MSELKQKLKNLLDTKTAVKVPLIGSQDFQDISSKKSDSLLLKAVNNEKFVEKRDAELISNIDQKLPRVLDKKLIANDVKNLRAQHEIVEKQLLQLILENQAACDDELDKIGMLQNKLKSSLENCEYAKNCLKLAKRQITTAGLGLLGNCRKKSLILDLLNSLNSIKMLLQTEKKLEELVSQANYAKGIALLLECTQGASPFKQFTCIAALSVKLQDALIMTEEQLDIVLSNMCFNFDNEKYSAVQEAYRRLGKTRIAIDQLHMHYTSAVHSTSFDTINLFVNTDKVENNKNSFALLCQCVPDEQLIPCLIALSKIFWNILQSYKKAADWHREFKDISTDSEDDIEEYVNQEYISKKFEIGPTRLWGDIITKISNLVFNSNMTKFKFDDFLQVLSILNKHIKIGEEFCNSKSEQLQNDTKKSCISYFHTYHKNCLDELTIFFENESWTPCPVKREFNLFQLQEYRTIKNHIQKTDSSRLTHSRNSSMDSSSISTSEYFHFTSDKSPFDNDLNTTYCEDILDTEIDGNSICSDDTNNSYEDTDNDNITADNYERPPLLTNTTLTVMRHCGKYLKICNILKSISEDVVTCLCQLFEYYLYSVHLLFTSDSMPQICSGVNSVKLQSVITRICNTLIQCNHENETNQDPFIREPVALHMLSLSDANNLYSISERIVAVESLVFLGEQYKLLHSYLNSLLTSDTSSYSLQQFFNQTVAVAVDLRKPVYGRVICKSIDYNQVLGMMTKVNWEVKDIMCEHSGYVDYFLQELRAFFKTLKTSTSNIYLNEQVLNSIWEAIAVLVSSVFIEGFSLAKKCSNAGRALMQLDFTQFMSQITSICPINPLPHKELVEVYIKAYYLPETSLETWTRDHQEYTHKQLLAVINCVCQNNKRSRQKLTNLLEESLQR
- the LOC132949792 gene encoding syndetin isoform X1, with the protein product MSELKQKLKNLLDTKTAVKVPLIGSQDFQDISSKKSDSLLLKAVNNEKFVEKRDAELISNIDQVYFNSSDFDFAKFELEKLPRVLDKKLIANDVKNLRAQHEIVEKQLLQLILENQAACDDELDKIGMLQNKLKSSLENCEYAKNCLKLAKRQITTAGLGLLGNCRKKSLILDLLNSLNSIKMLLQTEKKLEELVSQANYAKGIALLLECTQGASPFKQFTCIAALSVKLQDALIMTEEQLDIVLSNMCFNFDNEKYSAVQEAYRRLGKTRIAIDQLHMHYTSAVHSTSFDTINLFVNTDKVENNKNSFALLCQCVPDEQLIPCLIALSKIFWNILQSYKKAADWHREFKDISTDSEDDIEEYVNQEYISKKFEIGPTRLWGDIITKISNLVFNSNMTKFKFDDFLQVLSILNKHIKIGEEFCNSKSEQLQNDTKKSCISYFHTYHKNCLDELTIFFENESWTPCPVKREFNLFQLQEYRTIKNHIQKTDSSRLTHSRNSSMDSSSISTSEYFHFTSDKSPFDNDLNTTYCEDILDTEIDGNSICSDDTNNSYEDTDNDNITADNYERPPLLTNTTLTVMRHCGKYLKICNILKSISEDVVTCLCQLFEYYLYSVHLLFTSDSMPQICSGVNSVKLQSVITRICNTLIQCNHENETNQDPFIREPVALHMLSLSDANNLYSISERIVAVESLVFLGEQYKLLHSYLNSLLTSDTSSYSLQQFFNQTVAVAVDLRKPVYGRVICKSIDYNQVLGMMTKVNWEVKDIMCEHSGYVDYFLQELRAFFKTLKTSTSNIYLNEQVLNSIWEAIAVLVSSVFIEGFSLAKKCSNAGRALMQLDFTQFMSQITSICPINPLPHKELVEVYIKAYYLPETSLETWTRDHQEYTHKQLLAVINCVCQNNKRSRQKLTNLLEESLQR